One window of Leptotrichia sp. oral taxon 498 genomic DNA carries:
- a CDS encoding tyrosine-type recombinase/integrase, translated as MPRKGENIYKRKDGRWEGRYIRDRINGKAKYGYVFARSYKEVKIKLTDAKTRLASNTSAVPVIASELLICSFSRASDEWIQANKSQWKESSTAKYINILNNHLLPEFGQRNITNIARTDIQSYISKLLTSSGRNNAGLAPKTVNSIISVMKNIFEFTAETKQCTLISFNGLNVKQPQKQMRILSQAEQSLLTEYLLKESSNTGIGIFLSLYTGLRVGEVCALKWEDISFRDNCIHVHKTMQRIQVKSNSDHKSEIIISAPKSAYSVRDVPIKLLLMLQERQNAPNTYFLTGKTTLYVEPRTMQNRFKSMIKKTGIAPANFHALRHTFATRCIELGFDIKSLSEILGHASVNITLNRYVHPSMELKQKNMNMLSDFISRQINRQI; from the coding sequence ATGCCGAGAAAAGGCGAAAATATTTACAAGCGAAAAGACGGCAGATGGGAAGGACGATATATTCGAGATCGAATCAATGGCAAAGCAAAATATGGATATGTATTTGCTCGCTCATATAAGGAAGTAAAAATTAAGCTAACGGACGCTAAGACTCGCCTTGCATCAAACACCTCTGCAGTACCTGTTATAGCTTCAGAGTTATTAATTTGTTCATTTTCCAGAGCATCCGATGAATGGATACAAGCAAATAAATCGCAGTGGAAGGAATCCAGCACTGCAAAATATATAAATATCCTTAACAATCATCTGCTTCCGGAATTTGGACAGAGAAATATTACAAATATTGCAAGGACAGATATCCAATCTTACATATCGAAATTGCTGACGAGTAGTGGAAGAAATAATGCTGGTCTTGCCCCTAAGACCGTTAACAGCATTATTTCTGTTATGAAAAATATATTTGAGTTCACAGCAGAGACAAAACAATGCACACTTATCAGTTTCAACGGCTTAAATGTCAAGCAGCCACAAAAGCAGATGAGGATACTCAGTCAAGCCGAACAATCCTTGTTAACAGAATATTTGTTAAAAGAATCAAGCAACACAGGTATTGGGATATTTCTAAGTCTTTATACAGGGCTCCGTGTTGGAGAAGTATGTGCGTTGAAATGGGAAGATATATCTTTTCGAGATAATTGTATCCACGTTCATAAAACAATGCAGAGAATTCAAGTGAAAAGCAACTCGGATCATAAATCAGAAATCATCATCTCTGCGCCTAAGAGTGCGTACTCCGTTAGAGATGTTCCCATTAAGCTCCTGCTTATGCTTCAGGAACGCCAAAATGCACCTAATACCTATTTCCTTACCGGAAAGACAACTCTATATGTGGAGCCACGAACCATGCAAAACAGGTTCAAATCTATGATTAAGAAAACAGGAATTGCCCCGGCGAACTTCCATGCACTCAGGCATACATTTGCCACGAGGTGCATAGAACTTGGATTTGACATTAAGAGTCTGAGTGAAATTTTAGGACACGCATCTGTAAACATAACATTAAACCGATATGTCCACCCGTCAATGGAGCTGAAGCAGAAAAACATGAATATGCTTTCTGATTTTATTAGCCGTCAAATAAATCGTCAAATTTAG
- a CDS encoding helix-turn-helix transcriptional regulator encodes MKAFEMEAKKELCCIQLVNDLPVLRARLGVSQEEVAEKIGVSRQTYNSYESKKGKIPWNICIALVSYFVSNSKTLEMIKGNTYTLELMEEIFNSNFPHQ; translated from the coding sequence ATGAAAGCATTTGAGATGGAAGCAAAAAAAGAATTATGTTGTATTCAGCTAGTCAATGATTTGCCTGTACTACGTGCTCGTCTTGGTGTTTCACAAGAAGAAGTTGCAGAAAAAATAGGTGTTTCAAGACAAACTTATAATTCATATGAATCAAAGAAGGGAAAAATTCCATGGAATATATGCATAGCATTAGTTTCTTATTTTGTTAGTAACAGTAAGACTCTTGAAATGATAAAAGGCAATACGTACACTTTGGAACTCATGGAAGAAATCTTTAACTCAAACTTCCCACACCAATAA
- a CDS encoding Hsp70 family protein, which translates to MSTYGIDLGTTYSCIATLDRNGNPEVVRNQADASDTLASAVFFESADNVVIGNSAKDMVETDGERVVQFVKREIGKPNARTYEFDGKTYTPVEISALILGRLKQMVEEQGGSVDDVVITCPAYFGLEERNATKEAGKLAGMNVRNLINEPTAAALSYCARQFQEEKTILVYDLGGGTFDVTIVKMSLVMNSDGNEVQMVTVITTGGNDELGGKDWDDKLFDHILQACCDENGLTPDEIDVETRQLIRSRVEITKKKLSNAETAKVKINVNGAMTTINITREEFENLTSDKVAQTMTYVEDTLQKAGNIEIDTVLLVGGSTFMPMIRNAVEARFPGKVQIEDPDRAVAKGAAICASMLVEEAEAPSPEPVDPEPQPSHGSGLSKRFVVVDQTPRSFGPGVLNEVGDYIIDNIIKMGEIIPATAVKTYYTAADNMEKIVLRAFENMSQDEILTPCVNNMGEPQQTDPAHNVKLLGELEMLLPPNTKKGSPIEVTFQIDAVGVYVKAVNLSTGEIVETTLRMESDVDAETSAVNQVSISAE; encoded by the coding sequence ATGAGCACATATGGTATTGATTTAGGAACAACTTACTCTTGTATTGCAACTTTAGATCGTAATGGTAATCCTGAAGTTGTTAGAAATCAAGCGGATGCAAGTGATACTTTGGCATCAGCAGTATTTTTTGAAAGTGCAGACAATGTTGTTATTGGTAATAGTGCCAAAGATATGGTTGAAACAGATGGAGAAAGAGTTGTCCAGTTTGTAAAACGCGAAATTGGAAAACCTAATGCACGCACTTATGAATTTGATGGAAAAACATACACTCCAGTCGAGATTAGTGCACTTATTCTTGGCCGTTTGAAGCAGATGGTTGAAGAGCAGGGTGGTTCCGTAGATGATGTTGTTATTACCTGTCCTGCGTATTTTGGTCTTGAAGAGCGTAATGCAACAAAAGAGGCAGGCAAACTTGCGGGTATGAATGTTCGAAATTTAATTAACGAGCCTACAGCAGCGGCACTTAGCTATTGTGCTCGTCAATTCCAAGAAGAAAAAACTATTTTAGTTTATGACCTTGGTGGTGGTACATTCGATGTTACTATTGTAAAAATGTCACTAGTAATGAATAGCGATGGAAACGAGGTTCAGATGGTTACTGTTATTACAACAGGTGGCAATGATGAACTTGGTGGTAAAGATTGGGATGATAAGCTTTTCGATCACATTCTTCAGGCTTGCTGTGACGAAAATGGCCTCACACCAGACGAAATTGATGTTGAAACTCGTCAGCTGATTAGAAGTCGTGTAGAAATTACCAAGAAGAAGCTTAGTAATGCTGAGACAGCAAAAGTAAAGATAAATGTCAATGGTGCGATGACCACAATTAATATTACCCGTGAAGAGTTTGAAAATCTTACTTCGGATAAAGTGGCTCAAACTATGACATACGTTGAAGACACTCTGCAGAAAGCTGGAAATATTGAAATCGATACGGTGTTACTTGTGGGAGGTTCTACATTTATGCCGATGATTCGTAATGCAGTAGAAGCAAGATTTCCTGGAAAAGTGCAGATTGAGGATCCGGATAGAGCAGTTGCAAAGGGAGCTGCAATTTGTGCAAGTATGTTAGTTGAAGAAGCAGAAGCACCTTCGCCGGAACCTGTTGACCCGGAACCTCAGCCATCGCACGGAAGTGGTCTTTCTAAGAGATTTGTTGTTGTAGATCAGACTCCTCGTTCTTTCGGTCCTGGTGTATTAAATGAAGTTGGTGATTATATTATTGATAATATAATTAAAATGGGAGAAATTATACCAGCAACAGCTGTGAAAACTTACTACACAGCGGCTGATAATATGGAGAAGATTGTTCTTCGTGCTTTTGAGAATATGTCACAGGACGAAATCCTTACACCTTGTGTGAATAACATGGGTGAACCACAGCAGACCGATCCGGCACATAACGTAAAGCTTCTGGGCGAACTTGAGATGCTTTTACCTCCTAACACAAAAAAGGGATCTCCTATAGAAGTTACTTTCCAGATAGATGCAGTTGGTGTATATGTAAAGGCTGTAAATCTTTCTACCGGTGAAATTGTGGAGACTACACTTAGAATGGAATCTGATGTTGATGCAGAAACAAGTGCAGTTAATCAGGTGAGTATTTCTGCCGAATAA
- a CDS encoding Hsp70 family protein has protein sequence MDEKKGQPVIVSNTLGERITPSVIQFTEDDEIIVGAEAKEAFEAGESGCASVFKRSMGSNDTYCSFNGKQYTAEDLSAILLRYLKEEAEAVTHQKIDEAVVTVPAYFYHKERQATMNAAKKAGLNIRQIINEPTAAAMNYGVNHWRENARVLVYDLGGGTFDVTLVQMKKNNQMESLQTTGDHTLGGKDWDARLSAEIESKIESETGFYVSEYPEIHQTVIQNAENIKKQLTTRNVANVRLNLPNYGWYSTTISLEEFEQSTTDLIERTGTLCESLLRGLGIGWRDITDILLVGGSTRMRQVSSYLKRISGHTPLAQVNPDEAVALGAAIQVHLPLPEYSVITMAPPKQENTSNSEFFKFKRQELKTASQQAQKYTLPGTVGKETALNNALCMSHVDVVAHAMGVIAVNAEGTHYINKTIVPANQKIPVKCAEAFHYYTSARGDNEVEIYVLQGTKAPLDCEIIGKYVVSGISHDRTDNPTTIKIQYSYDINGMVHVQARQGSGTTDLPIREEAVPADMSKFGRPIDPQEMKPIAEALSVVMAVDVSGSMSGKPIEDARNAMCHFVDNFEDYPGDVEIGVIAVSDSSKVVQPLTSNLHKCKTSIRSITECMTGVCNAGHPFNDIQSMLGSLDGKRLGIVLADGMWENQSLAVSEAKSCHRMGIDITGIGFGSADEKFLRDISSGDIDSMLVDQSELTQSFGKIAQEIGGSNTGKHGRTGAETSVATWLAINEQ, from the coding sequence ATGGATGAGAAAAAAGGACAACCTGTTATTGTTTCTAATACATTGGGAGAAAGAATCACGCCATCTGTTATTCAGTTTACAGAGGACGATGAGATAATTGTAGGTGCTGAGGCAAAGGAAGCTTTTGAAGCTGGCGAATCCGGATGTGCCTCTGTGTTTAAGAGAAGTATGGGAAGTAATGATACATACTGTTCTTTTAATGGGAAACAATATACAGCAGAAGATTTATCTGCAATTTTACTTCGTTATCTTAAAGAAGAGGCGGAAGCAGTAACGCATCAAAAGATTGATGAAGCTGTTGTGACCGTGCCTGCGTATTTTTATCACAAGGAGCGTCAAGCAACCATGAATGCTGCCAAAAAAGCAGGCTTAAATATTCGCCAGATTATTAACGAGCCAACAGCAGCAGCTATGAACTATGGTGTTAATCATTGGCGTGAAAATGCTCGTGTTTTGGTATATGACCTTGGTGGAGGAACATTTGATGTAACTCTTGTACAAATGAAGAAAAACAATCAGATGGAATCTTTACAGACTACAGGAGATCATACACTTGGTGGAAAAGATTGGGACGCTCGTTTAAGTGCAGAAATTGAAAGCAAAATTGAGAGCGAAACAGGCTTCTATGTCTCAGAGTATCCAGAGATACATCAAACTGTAATTCAAAATGCGGAAAATATAAAAAAACAGCTGACAACACGAAATGTTGCAAATGTCAGACTTAATCTTCCAAACTATGGTTGGTATTCAACAACTATATCACTTGAAGAATTTGAACAGAGTACAACAGATTTGATTGAAAGAACTGGAACACTTTGTGAAAGTCTTCTAAGAGGATTAGGAATCGGATGGAGAGACATAACAGATATTCTCTTGGTTGGTGGTTCTACAAGAATGCGTCAAGTGTCGTCGTATTTGAAAAGAATTAGCGGTCATACACCACTTGCCCAGGTAAATCCAGATGAAGCGGTTGCATTAGGAGCTGCTATTCAAGTACATCTTCCATTACCAGAATACAGCGTAATCACTATGGCACCACCTAAACAAGAAAACACCAGCAATTCAGAGTTCTTTAAGTTTAAAAGACAGGAGTTGAAAACTGCGTCGCAACAAGCACAGAAGTATACTTTGCCAGGCACTGTTGGAAAGGAAACTGCATTAAATAATGCATTGTGTATGAGTCATGTTGATGTAGTTGCACATGCAATGGGGGTCATTGCGGTAAATGCGGAGGGAACGCATTATATCAATAAAACAATCGTGCCGGCCAATCAGAAAATACCTGTCAAATGTGCAGAAGCATTTCACTACTACACGTCAGCACGTGGAGATAATGAAGTAGAAATTTATGTTTTACAAGGAACAAAAGCACCGTTAGACTGTGAAATTATTGGAAAATATGTTGTTTCTGGAATTAGCCATGATAGAACTGACAATCCTACAACAATAAAAATCCAGTATAGCTATGACATAAATGGCATGGTTCATGTTCAGGCTCGTCAGGGAAGTGGTACAACAGATTTGCCTATTAGAGAAGAGGCTGTTCCAGCTGACATGAGTAAATTTGGAAGACCTATTGATCCACAAGAAATGAAGCCAATCGCAGAAGCCTTGTCAGTTGTAATGGCAGTGGATGTTTCGGGAAGTATGTCTGGAAAACCTATAGAAGATGCTCGTAATGCAATGTGCCATTTTGTTGATAATTTTGAGGATTATCCAGGAGATGTTGAAATTGGTGTTATTGCAGTATCTGATTCATCAAAAGTAGTTCAGCCTTTAACTAGCAATTTACACAAGTGCAAAACATCTATCAGATCAATTACTGAGTGCATGACAGGTGTATGTAATGCAGGGCATCCATTTAATGACATTCAATCTATGCTTGGAAGCTTAGATGGGAAACGTCTAGGAATTGTCCTTGCAGATGGAATGTGGGAGAATCAGTCATTAGCAGTAAGTGAAGCGAAAAGTTGTCATCGTATGGGAATTGACATTACGGGAATCGGTTTTGGTAGTGCTGATGAAAAATTTTTACGTGATATAAGTTCAGGGGATATTGATTCCATGCTTGTTGACCAGAGCGAATTGACTCAAAGCTTTGGAAAGATTGCACAGGAAATTGGTGGAAGTAATACAGGAAAGCATGGGCGTACAGGTGCAGAAACATCAGTTGCTACATGGTTAGCAATTAATGAACAATAG
- a CDS encoding fibronectin type III domain-containing protein: MDRRNYFEILGLDFDPPEKNQRRIDKAIAEWKKRTEDMLANETIATRRAVLSDELSLHDNMVETLRENKTRNIEARALKEIRTQQLEKLIDIMLIGQSGTPEVTNAQIRNVHLKLKLSPKTIEDTYVKKGFVIQQVTKTVNLNDAFLTTVVAGNISSKISQLQTMAIPKYPWTPNVSDLYDLACYFGGGSDSDTGSYHKKRTTELYSIMESWAAQFASDMSTQGHLLADLFTAGTTQVFNTEANRKKYDQSLEREKMKEFFSLLKTAPEDFKKDRYFADSCIRTIQKSFPDYNLSLALYNQEAGLMQDPYEPLEALIHLTCNSCKAPAEFRTREDAERGKCAVCGASLYVECPKCHKKVPATADRCSCGFLISEMQFFDDYIKAAEFALKEMDLGKASKQFANAENAFPGHPKLLTLSQRIKAERDKYDKPLNELKALIAARMFSKAQTLLGALSASMPQLKLDSQKKVIDEKMAEVKRLMPSGSLSPVDKANRCVEILQIVEDYQPAIDVLIASRPRKPLNLNAAVTGTSSLICTLSWNATGDKGIKYQVVRKKNGVPQRQADGEVLAADIGDLSYKDTSLQPGISYGYAVFACRRNVFSDPSVCEIANFSELDTKHLRTSAENGICRFSWVLPPNCIGVRILRSTNAIPSENVTSGSTVVAAKASANFDDSGVSNNNTYGYRLQCVYLYENSFRYSKGVTVMLTPEQPPVALRNITSRIEGRLVTIRWNSPDNAQRSVLIREVSSNAAANLIGQVIPASDINSMLGNGRNYANTMSTTLQAQFEIPPNMSCALAIICVAGSKGIISDIVRVSSVEKCEIDKRQTRIEGNRLRIVLANKLKNLERIHYIVAKKTGSTVPWATIEDAKHKSLSIVSLRDYERDGMILVEMLPKTDLYISVIGQYKMPDGSTIYSEPSKLRLSNKPKEKITYRFSWRTGGFFSRAKAKNCKLVVYSNAEETPEIYVVYKSDGHIPMKLQDPKAVIIHTIPESDSGFNNGEYVYQFSDSTWNGISSATPMRLFIQDDDMTEFEIVPSDIESCKVP; encoded by the coding sequence ATGGACAGACGAAATTATTTTGAGATTCTTGGACTTGACTTTGATCCGCCTGAAAAAAACCAGCGACGTATAGATAAAGCAATTGCTGAGTGGAAAAAGCGTACAGAAGATATGCTTGCAAATGAAACAATTGCAACACGTAGAGCTGTACTTTCAGACGAATTGTCTCTTCATGATAATATGGTTGAGACTTTACGTGAGAACAAGACCAGAAATATAGAGGCGCGAGCTCTTAAAGAGATTCGCACTCAACAATTAGAAAAGTTGATTGATATTATGCTGATCGGACAATCGGGAACTCCTGAAGTGACAAATGCACAGATAAGAAATGTGCATTTAAAATTAAAATTGTCCCCTAAAACAATAGAAGATACTTACGTAAAAAAAGGATTCGTTATACAGCAAGTAACTAAAACTGTCAATCTTAATGATGCGTTTTTGACCACTGTGGTAGCAGGAAATATCAGTAGTAAGATTTCACAGCTTCAAACAATGGCAATACCTAAATATCCGTGGACACCGAATGTTTCAGATTTATATGATTTAGCATGTTATTTTGGTGGGGGAAGTGATAGCGATACTGGAAGTTATCACAAAAAAAGAACAACAGAATTATATAGCATTATGGAATCTTGGGCAGCACAATTTGCAAGTGATATGAGTACACAAGGTCATTTGTTGGCAGATTTGTTCACAGCTGGAACTACTCAAGTTTTCAACACTGAGGCAAATCGAAAAAAATACGATCAGTCTCTAGAACGAGAAAAGATGAAAGAATTCTTTTCATTATTAAAAACTGCGCCAGAAGATTTCAAAAAAGATCGTTACTTTGCGGACAGTTGCATTAGAACAATACAAAAGAGTTTTCCGGATTATAATTTATCACTGGCATTATATAATCAGGAAGCCGGACTAATGCAGGATCCATACGAACCGTTAGAAGCATTAATTCACTTGACGTGTAATTCGTGTAAAGCTCCAGCAGAGTTTAGAACTAGAGAGGACGCTGAACGAGGAAAATGTGCTGTCTGTGGGGCGTCACTTTATGTCGAGTGTCCAAAATGTCATAAGAAAGTACCAGCGACAGCGGATCGATGTTCTTGTGGATTCCTGATTTCAGAGATGCAATTCTTTGATGATTATATTAAAGCTGCTGAATTTGCTCTTAAAGAAATGGATTTAGGTAAAGCTAGTAAGCAGTTTGCAAATGCAGAAAATGCTTTTCCGGGACATCCAAAACTTTTAACCTTGTCGCAAAGAATAAAAGCAGAGCGAGACAAGTATGATAAGCCACTCAATGAATTAAAGGCTTTAATAGCTGCGCGTATGTTTAGTAAGGCACAAACATTATTGGGAGCATTAAGTGCCTCAATGCCTCAATTAAAACTAGATAGTCAGAAGAAAGTGATAGATGAAAAAATGGCAGAAGTTAAACGCTTGATGCCATCTGGATCACTATCACCTGTTGACAAAGCAAATAGATGCGTAGAAATCCTTCAAATTGTGGAAGATTATCAGCCAGCAATAGATGTATTGATTGCTTCGAGACCAAGGAAACCTTTAAACTTAAATGCAGCAGTAACGGGAACATCTTCATTGATATGTACTTTATCGTGGAATGCAACTGGTGATAAGGGTATTAAATATCAAGTTGTAAGAAAGAAGAATGGTGTTCCGCAAAGACAGGCAGATGGTGAAGTTTTGGCTGCGGATATTGGGGATCTTAGTTATAAGGATACTTCTTTGCAACCAGGTATTAGCTATGGGTATGCAGTTTTTGCATGCAGAAGAAATGTTTTTTCAGATCCATCTGTATGTGAGATTGCAAACTTTAGTGAATTAGATACAAAACATCTTCGAACTTCGGCTGAGAATGGTATTTGTCGTTTTAGTTGGGTTTTACCTCCAAATTGCATTGGAGTCCGTATTCTTAGAAGTACGAATGCGATTCCATCAGAAAATGTTACTTCTGGAAGTACTGTTGTAGCTGCTAAGGCATCAGCAAACTTTGATGACTCTGGAGTTTCAAATAACAATACATATGGTTATCGTTTACAATGCGTATATCTATATGAAAATAGCTTTAGGTATAGTAAGGGTGTTACTGTCATGCTAACGCCAGAACAACCACCTGTAGCATTAAGAAATATTACATCACGTATCGAAGGCCGATTAGTTACTATTCGCTGGAATTCACCAGATAATGCACAGAGATCTGTTCTTATCAGGGAAGTTTCTTCAAATGCAGCGGCTAATCTTATTGGTCAGGTAATTCCTGCGTCAGATATTAACTCAATGCTTGGAAATGGAAGAAATTATGCGAATACAATGAGTACAACATTGCAAGCACAGTTTGAAATTCCGCCAAACATGTCGTGTGCATTGGCAATAATATGTGTTGCAGGCTCTAAGGGAATTATTTCAGATATTGTTCGTGTTTCTAGTGTTGAAAAATGTGAAATTGATAAACGCCAGACGAGAATAGAAGGAAACAGATTAAGAATTGTCCTTGCAAATAAACTTAAAAATTTGGAAAGAATTCACTACATTGTCGCAAAGAAGACTGGTTCTACAGTTCCATGGGCAACGATTGAAGATGCGAAACATAAATCGCTATCTATTGTATCATTGAGAGACTATGAACGAGATGGGATGATTCTTGTAGAAATGCTTCCTAAAACTGATCTTTATATATCAGTGATTGGACAGTATAAAATGCCAGATGGCAGTACTATTTACTCGGAACCTTCGAAATTGAGATTAAGTAATAAACCCAAGGAAAAAATAACATATCGATTTAGCTGGAGAACAGGAGGTTTCTTCAGTCGAGCAAAAGCAAAAAATTGCAAATTAGTGGTTTATTCGAATGCAGAAGAAACTCCGGAAATATATGTGGTATATAAATCGGACGGGCATATTCCTATGAAATTGCAAGATCCAAAAGCAGTTATTATCCATACTATTCCGGAATCGGATAGTGGATTTAATAATGGAGAATACGTATATCAGTTTTCAGATAGTACATGGAATGGAATTTCATCTGCTACACCAATGAGACTTTTTATTCAAGATGATGATATGACAGAATTTGAAATTGTACCGAGCGATATTGAAAGCTGTAAGGTACCATAA